The Quercus robur chromosome 3, dhQueRobu3.1, whole genome shotgun sequence DNA segment GAACATACCATGTTACACATAGCCATATCAACAGTTAAGTTGTTTCCATAGAGCAAAAGGTAAGAACTTTTCACCCTGAAATACAATGTTGTGAATCTTGTGATCTATTTTGCAAGCTATAGAGTGAAACAGCTTATTAGATAATTCAAAAGTTAAGTAAGGGACTGTCAAATATGACATTCACATGCATAATTGAAGTACAATGTACAAGGACCAAAAATGGAAAAGACCCATCACATGAGGATGAAAATTGAAAGCTTTGGTGTACACACCTTGAGCTGGAATCGTTGGAGGAAGAGAAGAGTCTCAAAAGCTCAGTGACTCCACTGACCACGAGTTTCAATACCTGCGgggttttagttttggttttggttttggagtGAGAGTGATTGTTATCCGGTGTGGCTGAGGAGCACCGAGGCCCGTGGACCTGGAGTCTCTGCCGCAGAATCAAAGGTGATGAGACTGAAATTGccatttccctctctctctctctcaacactGTTTTGGCTTCTTATATCTTATCCACGTACGTCAAATTAAGCTTTTGCATTtaagtctttatttatttttttttttgaatatcaTTTAAGTCtttattttaattctatttttaaaaaagaaaaaattaacgGATGCCATTACTTTAAGAAATAAGTTATTggctaagatttttttttttttttttctttttgaattttcccgTGTATGACTCGGGCGGGTTAACAActggtaaaaaattaaaatccaaaacccaaaattaaaaactaaagctgtcaaacaaaaatcccaaattatTAATGTTGTTGCATgcttcaaaaaacaaaacttgttgTAAATCCATGCCTTATGGTTCCAATGCCgtaattataattattagagcattcacacaACAGAGCtattaaaattgttaaaaagctattttaacAGCTCCAACACAAAAAATTACCCTTTATTAAAGGTTGCTAAAGTTAAAATTATTTGTAGTTGgaggttgaaacttgaaagtgatTTGTGCCTTTGTGGGGCTATGGAGTGGTGTGATGTGGCCGTAAGTCAGTAATGGCTTTAGTTGGAGGCAGCTTCAGAATTACAACATTACACAACTATGGGTGGCAGAATTTAATTGGCGGGCAAAGTGTTTgtgtaaacttttttttgatatgtgtgtcacatatattttattatgtaatagaaaattttgtgttcaAGAGAATTTATTTGTTTGAGACATAGAGGTTCGGTTTCAAACTTACGATTTTTCTGTGAACAAGCTTTAGTCTGTAGATCaaaaaatctaattggtgtATTTACCTTATCACTGAACACTTAccatttatttggttttatATGCATATATTAACTTTATAATGTATATTCTTATTTGAAGGACTTTTTCAAGGGGCGTATTGGTTGAATTAGATTAAGGTTACATTTGGATTGGCTGAAAAACCCAGCGTCTGCAcctggccttttttttttttttttttgcacccATTTGTGAGACTTACAGTTACTGTTCATacactgttcatgaacagtagctgcaaagtttgacttttctcaCTCTTTCTCAGCAAATCAGTGCACACCGTGCACTGTTTATAGACacacaaattttactttttagcaactttttcattaaaaatagatctcacggtactattcacacatttaaaaattattttgttacagtgtttttcaattttcagctgtatccaaacggaccctaagacTTCAGAGTTCAGAGGagttgaaaaagaagaagaagaattacaGAAGAACCTCTTATCTTTCGCGTCCGTGTAATACCAGTGAGTCTCatgcactattcacgggacctacaaacctcttttttagcaaaactttcattaaaaatgggtcccacggtattattcacacatttaaaaattattttgctacaatgtttttagttttcaattttcagcggtatccaaacggaccctaaggcTTTATTGTTGAGATGTTATACTTCAGGACAATTTATATAAAATGAACTTAGTATTGATACAAAAGTAGCTTTCATTCCTGAAAGTTGTTTCGGTTATTGCctattatttacttttattctgcacttagaaaaattagagtaaaaacaattaAGCCATGTTTTTAAAATTGGAGTTCTAAATAAGCTATagtgttttacactatttgagctTTTAGAATTGATctttggaatttgaaattttacattttaaaaaaaaaaaaatttaatcttttaaaGGCTAAAGATCAAATTACATCTTGTTTTTGCCCCTTAACAGAAAATATGAACCAGAATATCATTTATAATTTgagagaaaatatgaatgaagAATCTAATTTCTCTACtaatagaatataatttataattttttctaaaaattctagagagtaaaattcaaattttgtaagACCCTTAAAATATAGACATAACAGagtataatttataattttagagGTGTAATTTGCACTTTACAcccatatttttatatactctTGACCGAACCGGTACTTTTCTTGATTAACTCTACGAatttaaatgggttttaataaataaaatgattttgttaAGAATCAAGCATGAAGTTTTGAGCTAAGATGATGTTTGCTAAACAGAGGTTTCCCCTATTTGTCACCATGTTCACTTCGATGGCAGCCATTGCTTCTCCACAAGGGGGCTGCCTGGCAATAGCTTTTTAACTTCAACCCATGCAAGAACTGAGTGAGTCATCCTTGTTAGTGTGTTGGTTTGGCAGCCATGCTACTATGTAAAATGACACTTGTTCATTTCATAAAGAGTTGAAGACGCTTGTCACTCAAGACATAAAAAATACTAACTTTTTTGGGTAGTTATGGACGGGAAATAGCTGCCATCTTTGCCTATAAAAAGGGGGTTTTGCATGGACACATAACACACATCaatcttcaataacacatcatGTTTTCTTTTAATCTAGGCATAAAGGTAGTTTTTGTAGTTCATCTACAACTAGGATTAGTGCAGTAGTAATTGCCTTCTTGTTCATCTTCAACACTGGTATTCGGCTCTTGTATTTGTGATCTTCAATTTGATTCAAGTAAGTTACATCACTTTCTGAGCTCTTAATCCTAATTTCTTTAGTTAAGTCATCTTCAATATGTTTGTCAATCTCTCATCATAATTCCGTagttgttgatcttactttaattttattgttcctattatgtttatttttttctctttgctaAGACGTGCTCTCGATTGAGGTATTATTGAACCTATTAAATTTCACTTGAAGTTGAATTTGTTCTTCAagttagaaataatttttaatcaaataatGGCAACGGCCACatagaaatttctttttctacaAACATGTCTGGAGTCCAATTGGATTGGAGTAAGAGGCCAAATCAGCAATGCTCTAGGATCAAAGTATTAGGGCAAAGGTATAACCACATTGGCAGTGAAAATGGTTATTTCTAGTTTGTTTGAAGAGATCCTGATTTGGAGAGATTAGAAGGCAATATTAATGTGGACATTAGAGCCTCACAAAAGGGATATAGAAAAGGTTGGGTTTCAAAAGGAAGGTTTCCTTAGGAAATATGCGGGGATACCATTGATGTTACAATGTACAATTTCTTAAAAACGGACAAAATAATcgttttaagggtttttttttggttgaaattttgattttgctctAAAATCTATTGTTACTGAGGTTGGTCTATCAGTTTCTGTTAATGCAGTGAAGACTGACAAGCTCAGCTGGCTCGACTAGTTCTATAATTCATTCTGTTCAAGTGTGATATTGGATTTCCTACGAGacctttgctttctcttttcaGGGATAATTTATTTCACAAGTTGGGCATCATCTTAGCAAAACAAAGCATGCAAATACAATACATACACAGGTTGGGGAAAATTTGGTACGGAAAATTTTAAGTAGTGAGACCCACCATTATTTGAGATGAGAGGGCACCATAACAGTTTCTTGCTATGAGAGCAGccctcagccaaaaaaaaaactgaagctATTCTTTTGGAGTTTGTATTTGGAATTCACTACTGGAGTCTAGATACCAAGTATGCACACACTCATGCCTCGGCAGTCATACTAGTCATGTTTGTttacaatgaaaattttgactttggAGTTGAAAGTTGGATAGGATAATGAAATTCAAACAAGAACCAGGAAGAAAGTTAGATAGGCTGGCTATAAATTAGTCATCAACAAGTTTATTCATCAGTCCTTCCTGTTGGTGTTGCTGACTTAAGTTCTGTGATTGATGGGAAATGCTTTATGTTTAGCTTCAAAAAGTGTAGAATGAAGGTTAAGCTGCTTTTGACTCTGGTTAATATCTTTGTGTGTTCATTCTGATTGATCCGTGCTCAAgtaatttcaatttaatttattgtttagtTGACCATATGATGTGTGTAGCACTAGCATCCCCACTCAACATATAGATGGATTTATCATcactttgaaaatttaaaaatgtcaaACGACCCAACATTTTCCATGTAGAGTGCATCTATATCCTCTGGAGTCTTGTGAAAGTAAAGTCCTACTAATCAAGCTCCTGAAACCAATTGTAGAGGGATATCTTGGAAGATGACTCAATAGGGAATTCTAACCAATTGTAGAGGGATATCTACTTAGTCACTATAGGGCAAAGCTTGTTTTCAGTGCACTAGATCTAACACGTCATGATTCAGACATGTGGTAAATTTTAGACACGTATCCACATCATATGTGATCTAGTGCTCTAGTGCACTGGACACAAGCTGTGACGGTCACTAAAAGCATCTAAGTTGTGTGAATTCTCAGCCAATTATTGTAGCCATGTGTCATGTGGTTGTAATGGGTAGCGTTATTGTACTAGTTTGTGTGTGCAAGAAAATCTTTAGAGCCTTTGCTAGTGTTATAAAACAGGACAAGTATGAAGTGAAAGAGCAGAACATTGGCAGTATGTTTCCTTTGTTATGTTAAACATGTTTGAATCAATAcatttttttctgttttggttCCCTAGTTCTTGTTGCTCCTTTTAGGTTGTAGTTCTATTGCTTGGtccttataagttataacctgctcctttttatatatttattctctcttcttttttcccttaaatattCAGCAATCATTTATAGTGTTTGGTGTTAGCTACAAGACCAGGACGTTAATTAGAGAGATTAATAAGATGGAAATCAAACTACGCCCCTATCAATTATCTGATGTGGAAGACTTCATGGAATGGGCATGCGATGATCAAGTAATTCGTACAAGCAGACTAAGGTACTACACTTCAAGAGAAGATGCACTTGATTATCTTAAGGAAGTTGCCATTCCTCACCCATGGTATAGGGCTATATGTTTGGAGGACCTTCCAATTGGATTCATATGTGTCAAACCAGGGTCTGACAATGAGATATGTAGAGGGCAAATCAGCTATGCTCTTGGATCAAAGTATTGGAACAGAGGTATAACCACAATGGCAGTGAAAATGGTTATTTCTAGGGTGTTTGAAGAGTTTCCAGGTATGGAGAGATTGGAAGGCTATGTTAATGTGGAAACTAAGGCCTCACAAAGGGTTTTGGAAAAGGTTGGGTTTCGAAAGGAAGGTGTACTTCAGAAATACATCATTGTCCATGGGAAGACTATCGATGTTATTATGTATAGCCTTTTAAAAACTGaccaaataattaattgaaggGATTTATCTATTCTTATTATCAtctctcttttatctttttggttGCAATTAAGTTTGGCATATCCCTTTTTGTTAATGAGTTGAAGATTGACAAGCTCAAAAAGCTTTGAATAGTTAATGAGTTATATATGATGTGTGcattttatatgattttaaaattcattttatttattatttctttcatcaacttttcattttatttattaattgtcgatgtggctttttttttatagcaattAATTAAGAATAcggtaaaaatgcaactctaacttctactaaaacattgcctaaaaaataggatcactctcctgttaattttcaaattgttttatctatttaatttttcatcacacccctaggtttttttatgattggaaaatgtagtaatctcaaattataataaatattctaaattaacccttacttaaaaaataaaagagcctctgagcacgagcgtgctcagaggctagttttttttttaagaatttgaatttttttttagtagtagTTATCCAAaagttttgttaaatatttgaaagtagggtttttttttgggataaatttgaacatggttttttttttttttttgggggaggggggggagATAGAAGTTGAACGTGGGTTTGAATgtggtatttgaaattttttggatttcttttgGATATGATTGATTTCtactttttagtattttttttcttccaaaaaaaaaaaaaaaagagagatttaagggggaaaaaaaaaaaaccaaacgtgAGATGAGATTAAGGGAAACCAgttattgaaaaaattttaaaagaaaaaattaattttttttatgcaaagaaaaaaaaaagttaagccttcataaaggaagagaaaaaaaactgaagaagGAAAAGTGAAAACGTGGAGTAATACTTGGAGTTAAATGCATAATACTCATCAAacctcaagttttttttttttttttttttgtgtaatcagaaaatgtaataatcccaaattataatttatgcaaatcattattttacccaaaaaataaaaaagcctctAAACACGTGACATTCAACTATTTATAACCGTCAAATACCGTGCCCCTCTATTTCttgtattcttttcttttcacgtgtcaattttcttttatggaGTATATGATGATCAGCCAATAAAGAGGCTCCCCGTGATAATTTAATCTTTAAGTGTAAACACTGCATTAATTTAAATTGTTATCTAATGACTTAGATGAGATTCCTCAAGAGGAATATGATatttagctaaattttttagtacctaaataaatttggattaaaatcattataaatttttttccaatcaTATCCCCATCCATTTTGAAATGAATAGATcaacatttaaataatttttttttactacaaccGTTTCGATATTTATTTAAACCAGCAGTGTTGCCATACAAACCCAATACCAATATTCATCGGTAAAAATGCCTCTTTCCTTGAGACGGGTCTTTCCAACACTTTGTTTGCTGGAGTTAATTGCAGGTTGTAccaaaggaatgaaaatgatatttaaGCAAATTTCGTTGTGTGCATATTTAAgtttatcaaatatataaattcatatatgTTATTTATGGGAACAACTAAATGCAAATTGAAGGAGTTTTTGAACTTGTTAATTGAGTTCATCGTAGGTTAatgtcatctacatatcaagatgAGAATGGACCTTTCTAATATTGTAGAACATATGGAAGAATCATACtgtttatcaatatatatgAAACAAATGACTTTAAGCACAAAATACCTTGGAGAGTGAATAGAGAATTGTTTCTAATCTTTGGTCACAATGAAAGCACAAACACCCTCTAGGAAGGGTCCTACTTGATTTATGTCAAGGAAAGCCAAAAACTGCTTGAAGAACTGGAAAGATTAGTACATATATCATTAGACGAAACTTTCAGCTGTCAAACTATCAAACTCCattaagcaaaaacataaacGTATGTGAACATATACAGAAACATATTAAGCCAACAAGCTAACACTATGAGATTGATTTGAGAAGATACTTTTAGTGCTTGCgaacataaaaagaaacatcCTGGCTCTTAGAAACATCCTAGAAAAAAGTAAGTCTTATagcaaatctaaaaatctaTATACGAAATTTACTTCAATTttggttaaataaaaaaaaattacaaattaccacaTATATAGAAGACTGTAGCACTCTAAGAAATTGAATCAAAGGATTACAAAACATCTTTCTTAGAGAAATTTAATTAAACATGATGAAGTGCAAATCGTCAGTCTTATAGGTTCGTCCAGATGGAGCCGTATCTTCGTCGGTGTCACTGTGAAACTGGTAAGGTAGCTCCCTTAAGGTggacaccggtgtggtgcctgccacaacgtctccgatgccaaagtcagtataAGAGAACTTTGAGGAAATAACAAAGTATCAGAATAACTAGAAATGCTTTGAGGTGTGTCTGTGTCCTTTGTGTTGGTGttgtgagggctttatatatgcTCCCACAGCCCCTAGTTGTTGTGGTTGTTAATGTGGTTTTAATGTCTCTTTTGGTAACGTCTCATGCTTAGTAATGTGTGCCTTAATGAGGCATCCAACAGTCTGTACAGCTGGTCTTGTAACTGCTCGGGACATTATTGGCTGTATTGAATGGTTTTGTTACCTTCGTCAGTGATATGGACATGTGGTTAGTTCGTCTCAGAGGACAGCCTCGTCGGTCTCGATGAGGTTGTCCAAGAAAGGTGAGTTTGACAGTCCCATCAGATGGTGAGTTCGCCAGTCCCATCAAAACACATAACATGCATCAACTTTTTCTGTTCATAAAGTCgatctttcaaataaaataaacaaacgaacggattaaaaaaaattgcataaataTAGAGACACTATATTcgtattaaaaagaagaagaatgattAACCTTCAATTAAAAGCAAGTTAGGTCTGCCCTTGAAGATTGCTCTGTTTGTATCTGTGAATATCTTATTTAGCCTTGaagttctttctctctttcttcctgaGTAGCAATcatctttctttctcctttttttggGTAGTCTTATTGACGGGTTTAACGTTGATGAAGAGCAGACGTGACAGAGATagtaattgaatttaaatatattatggCAATGACCCTTAGAGCATCCGCTGCAGGTGTGGCAAATgtgtcaaatgtcaaatatttggcacattttccacatcaaacaccaaaaattcCTTTTATCAGATGTACCAAATCTCATAAAATTTACCACATGTGAacagtaccgttgcaaatttgctaCAGTACGGACgagaatgctaaaaaaaaaatagt contains these protein-coding regions:
- the LOC126720049 gene encoding uncharacterized protein LOC126720049, with the protein product MEIKLRPYQLSDVEDFMEWACDDQVIRTSRLRYYTSREDALDYLKEVAIPHPWYRAICLEDLPIGFICVKPGSDNEICRGQISYALGSKYWNRGITTMAVKMVISRVFEEFPGMERLEGYVNVETKASQRVLEKVGFRKEGVLQKYIIVHGKTIDVIMYSLLKTDQIIN